One Synechococcus sp. PROS-9-1 DNA window includes the following coding sequences:
- the psbZ gene encoding photosystem II reaction center protein PsbZ, producing MQILNTLTVLALVVMSFALIVAVPVLYASNEDSGRSNRLILLGGIAWVALVLLNWGVSYFVV from the coding sequence ATGCAGATCCTCAACACCCTCACCGTGCTGGCCCTGGTGGTGATGTCGTTTGCCCTCATCGTGGCGGTTCCTGTGCTGTATGCCTCGAATGAGGACAGCGGACGTTCCAACCGCTTGATCCTGCTGGGTGGGATCGCCTGGGTAGCGCTGGTGCTGCTCAATTGGGGCGTGAGCTACTTCGTGGTCTGA
- the secA gene encoding preprotein translocase subunit SecA, with product MLKLLLGDPNARKLKRYQPIVSDINLLEEEIAPLSDDDLRRRTAEFRQRLGAAGSLDKQRPVLDDLLPEAFAVVREAGKRVLGMRHFDVQMIGGMVLHEGQIAEMKTGEGKTLVATLPSYLNALTGRGVHVVTVNDYLARRDAEWMGQVHRFLGLSVGLIQQDMSPAERRINYGCDITYATNSELGFDYLRDNMAADINEVVQREFQFCVIDEVDSILIDEARTPLIISGQVERPQEKYEKAVEVANALERAAEMGKDGIDPEGDYEVDEKQRSSTLTDEGFAKAEALIGVEDLYNPQDPWAHYITNALKAKELFVRDVNYIVRDGEAVIVDEFTGRVMPGRRWSDGQHQAIEAKEGLAIQPETQTLASITYQNFFLLYPRLAGMTGTAKTEEVEFEKTYSLQTAIVPTNRVRARQDWVDQVYKTETAKWRAVAKETAEVHKQGRPVLVGTTSVEKSELLSALLAEENIPHNLLNAKPENVEREAEIVAQAGRAGSVTIATNMAGRGTDIILGGNSDYMARLKLREVLLPRLVRPEDGHRPPLPLQRTVEGGGGFTESAPASGPQGSAPSEAKAIGNLYPCQLTEDTDQALVELAKQLVKAWGDRALSVIELEDRIATAAEKAPTEDPEIAQLRDAIAQVKGEYDAVVKQEESGVREAGGLHVIGTERHESRRVDNQLRGRAGRQGDPGSTRFFLSLGDNLLRIFGGERVAGLMNAFRVEEDMPIESGMLTRSLEGAQKKVETYYYDIRKQVFEYDEVMNNQRRAVYTERRRVLDGRELKKQVIGYGERTMNEIVEAYVNPDLPPEEWDVTQLVSKVKEFVYLLEDLQPDQLQGLSMDDLKAFLQEQLRNAYDLKEGQIEELRPGLMREAERFFILQQIDTLWREHLQAMDALRESVGLRGYGQKDPLIEYKNEGYDMFLEMMTNMRRNVIYSMFMFQPAPPAAAQTTSA from the coding sequence ATGCTCAAGCTCCTGCTGGGTGACCCCAACGCCCGCAAGCTGAAGCGTTATCAGCCGATCGTTTCAGACATCAATCTGCTCGAGGAGGAGATTGCGCCGCTCAGCGACGACGACCTGCGCCGTCGCACGGCTGAGTTTCGCCAGCGCTTAGGGGCTGCTGGGTCGTTAGATAAACAAAGACCCGTCTTGGACGACTTGTTGCCAGAGGCCTTCGCGGTGGTCCGTGAAGCCGGCAAGCGGGTGCTGGGCATGCGCCATTTCGATGTGCAAATGATCGGTGGCATGGTGCTGCACGAGGGCCAGATCGCCGAGATGAAAACCGGTGAGGGCAAAACGCTTGTGGCCACCCTCCCCAGCTATCTCAATGCGCTTACCGGCCGTGGCGTGCACGTGGTCACAGTGAACGACTATTTGGCGCGCCGCGATGCGGAATGGATGGGTCAGGTGCATCGCTTCCTCGGTCTTTCGGTGGGCTTGATTCAGCAGGACATGTCGCCGGCTGAACGCCGGATTAATTACGGCTGCGATATCACCTATGCCACAAATTCAGAGCTTGGATTTGATTATCTGCGCGACAACATGGCTGCTGACATCAATGAGGTGGTGCAGCGCGAGTTTCAGTTTTGCGTGATCGACGAAGTCGACTCCATCCTGATTGATGAAGCACGCACGCCTTTGATCATTTCCGGGCAGGTGGAACGCCCTCAAGAGAAATATGAGAAGGCCGTAGAGGTGGCGAATGCCCTGGAGCGGGCCGCCGAAATGGGCAAAGACGGCATCGACCCTGAAGGTGATTACGAGGTGGATGAAAAGCAGCGCAGTTCCACACTCACTGATGAGGGATTCGCCAAGGCGGAGGCCTTAATTGGTGTGGAAGATCTCTACAACCCACAGGATCCTTGGGCGCATTACATCACCAACGCCCTCAAGGCCAAAGAGCTGTTTGTGCGTGATGTGAACTACATCGTTCGCGATGGTGAGGCGGTGATCGTGGATGAGTTCACGGGCCGGGTGATGCCAGGCAGGCGTTGGAGTGATGGACAGCACCAGGCGATTGAGGCCAAAGAGGGCTTGGCGATTCAGCCAGAAACGCAAACCTTGGCGTCGATTACATATCAGAATTTCTTTCTGCTCTATCCCCGTTTGGCCGGGATGACCGGTACGGCCAAAACAGAGGAAGTGGAATTCGAAAAGACCTACTCCTTGCAAACCGCCATCGTGCCGACGAACCGGGTGCGCGCCCGCCAAGACTGGGTGGATCAGGTGTACAAAACCGAAACGGCGAAATGGCGTGCAGTGGCAAAGGAAACCGCTGAGGTGCACAAGCAAGGCCGGCCCGTTTTGGTGGGCACCACCAGTGTGGAGAAAAGTGAGCTGCTTAGTGCCTTGCTTGCGGAGGAAAACATCCCCCACAACCTGCTCAATGCCAAACCGGAAAACGTGGAGAGGGAGGCAGAAATCGTTGCTCAGGCCGGACGGGCTGGCTCTGTGACCATTGCCACGAACATGGCGGGCCGTGGCACCGACATCATCCTTGGCGGCAACAGCGATTACATGGCTCGCCTCAAACTCCGCGAAGTATTGCTGCCCCGGCTGGTGCGGCCGGAAGATGGCCACCGGCCTCCTTTACCGCTTCAGCGCACTGTTGAGGGCGGCGGCGGTTTCACTGAATCGGCCCCGGCGAGTGGCCCTCAGGGCAGCGCTCCTAGTGAAGCCAAGGCGATTGGCAATCTTTATCCATGTCAGCTCACAGAAGACACCGATCAAGCCCTTGTTGAGCTGGCCAAGCAGCTTGTGAAGGCTTGGGGTGATCGCGCTCTCAGTGTGATCGAGCTGGAAGATCGCATCGCCACAGCAGCAGAAAAAGCCCCCACAGAGGATCCTGAGATTGCCCAGTTGCGTGACGCCATCGCCCAGGTGAAAGGCGAATACGACGCCGTGGTGAAACAGGAAGAATCTGGCGTCCGTGAGGCCGGAGGTCTCCACGTGATTGGCACTGAACGCCATGAATCACGCCGAGTGGATAACCAGCTGCGCGGCCGTGCTGGCCGTCAGGGTGACCCTGGCAGCACCCGGTTCTTTTTGTCGCTTGGGGACAATCTGTTACGCATTTTTGGCGGTGAGCGTGTGGCTGGCTTGATGAATGCCTTCCGAGTGGAGGAAGACATGCCGATTGAATCGGGGATGCTTACGCGTTCGCTTGAGGGTGCTCAGAAGAAGGTGGAGACGTACTACTACGACATCCGTAAGCAGGTGTTTGAGTACGACGAGGTGATGAACAATCAACGCAGAGCCGTCTACACCGAGCGTCGCCGCGTTCTTGATGGCCGTGAGTTGAAAAAGCAGGTGATTGGTTATGGCGAGCGCACCATGAATGAGATCGTGGAGGCCTATGTGAACCCAGACCTTCCCCCAGAGGAATGGGACGTAACGCAACTTGTGAGCAAGGTGAAAGAGTTTGTTTACCTGCTCGAAGATCTCCAGCCCGATCAACTCCAGGGCCTCTCGATGGATGATCTCAAGGCTTTCTTGCAAGAACAGCTACGCAACGCCTACGACCTCAAGGAAGGCCAAATCGAGGAGTTGCGCCCTGGGCTGATGCGGGAAGCGGAGCGTTTCTTCATTCTTCAACAAATCGATACTCTCTGGCGCGAACACTTACAGGCCATGGATGCCCTGCGTGAATCGGTGGGATTGCGCGGATATGGCCAAAAAGATCCGCTGATTGAATATAAAAATGAGGGCTACGATATGTTCCTGGAGATGATGACGAATATGCGCCGTAATGTGATCTATTCGATGTTTATGTTCCAGCCCGCTCCCCCTGCAGCGGCCCAGACCACGTCGGCCTAA
- a CDS encoding glycosyltransferase family 4 protein, whose translation MDSPAQLMREWPPGYGGVERVAHALASEWGATVFSFDAQSRSADELDALPVSYPRVVLPASPPLGRLLLPLPSRALWSLLLSRRPLYGHLPSPGVLLVLLLARLLHPRRPVFAHWHCFVAPEPGSKNRLFAAYQWLALRVVPHLTKVITTSPVLAKELIRCGCQPARVAVLPCCLNPEQEKALLELPSRSAKAMPLRVLFIGRLDSYKRLDWLLEALALLKEPWSLAVVGDGPRRRAFEELTTTLFGASSAVTFLGRLDEAEKLAELALADVLVLPSDRSTEAFGIVQLEAMAAGIPSLAFQNKRSGMGWVGQLSGLPWSQQPEELSLVLHQLATSPALRKALSLEARDRYLNLFARKVWLQVLDSLFS comes from the coding sequence ATGGACTCTCCTGCTCAACTCATGCGCGAATGGCCTCCAGGCTATGGAGGCGTGGAGCGGGTGGCCCATGCATTAGCGAGTGAGTGGGGTGCAACGGTGTTCAGCTTTGATGCGCAATCTCGCAGCGCTGATGAGCTTGATGCCTTGCCGGTTTCCTATCCCCGTGTGGTGTTGCCAGCCAGTCCACCCCTCGGCCGTTTGTTGCTTCCCTTGCCATCACGTGCGCTTTGGAGCCTCTTGCTCTCACGCCGACCTCTTTATGGGCATTTGCCATCGCCAGGGGTGCTGTTGGTTTTGCTACTAGCCCGTCTTCTGCATCCCCGTCGGCCAGTGTTCGCCCATTGGCACTGCTTTGTTGCTCCGGAGCCAGGCTCGAAGAATCGGCTTTTTGCTGCATATCAGTGGCTGGCCCTTCGTGTCGTCCCACATCTAACCAAAGTCATTACGACCTCTCCCGTACTGGCGAAAGAGTTGATTCGTTGTGGATGCCAGCCCGCTCGTGTGGCTGTTCTGCCCTGTTGTCTGAATCCAGAGCAAGAAAAGGCGCTATTGGAGTTGCCCTCGCGTTCAGCAAAAGCAATGCCCTTGCGGGTGTTGTTTATTGGCAGGCTTGATAGTTACAAGCGCTTGGACTGGTTGTTGGAAGCTCTTGCCTTGTTGAAGGAGCCTTGGTCCTTAGCAGTCGTCGGAGATGGCCCACGCCGGCGTGCCTTTGAAGAGCTCACTACGACGTTGTTTGGCGCGAGCTCTGCTGTGACTTTTCTGGGCCGTTTAGATGAGGCGGAGAAGTTGGCTGAACTCGCCCTTGCAGACGTTTTGGTGCTCCCTTCGGATCGCTCCACAGAAGCCTTCGGGATCGTGCAGTTAGAGGCAATGGCGGCAGGGATTCCGTCACTCGCTTTTCAAAACAAGCGCTCTGGGATGGGCTGGGTGGGACAGCTGTCTGGATTGCCTTGGTCCCAACAGCCTGAAGAGTTGTCGTTGGTTCTCCATCAGTTGGCGACGTCGCCCGCACTACGAAAGGCGCTAAGCCTTGAAGCGCGGGACAGATATCTAAATTTGTTTGCTCGCAAGGTTTGGTTGCAAGTTCTTGATTCGCTTTTCTCCTGA
- the epsC gene encoding serine O-acetyltransferase EpsC, which translates to MLDQIRADFAIIRERDPAARGPLEILLCYPGFQAISLHRLSHRLWRSRLPLKLPARLLSQLGRGITGIEIHPGATIGRSVFIDHGMGVVIGETSEIGDRCLLYQGVTLGGTGKDSGKRHPTLANDVVVGAGAKVLGAIEVGANTRIGAGSVVVRSVEQNCTVVGIPGRVIHQSGVRINPLAHSALPDAEANVIRNLMERIDQLENQVSELQSSLNAVTAGSPIRERRAGQSQNLKDREILEFLGD; encoded by the coding sequence ATGCTTGATCAAATTCGGGCTGACTTTGCGATCATCCGCGAACGGGATCCTGCAGCGCGCGGGCCTCTCGAGATCCTGCTCTGCTATCCAGGCTTTCAAGCGATCAGCCTGCACAGGCTGAGTCATCGTCTCTGGCGCTCGCGCCTGCCCCTGAAATTGCCGGCAAGGCTGCTCAGCCAGCTGGGACGTGGGATCACCGGGATCGAGATCCATCCAGGCGCGACGATCGGCCGAAGCGTGTTCATCGATCACGGCATGGGAGTGGTGATTGGTGAAACCAGCGAAATTGGCGATCGCTGCCTGCTCTATCAAGGCGTAACCCTCGGCGGTACGGGCAAAGACAGCGGCAAGCGTCACCCAACCCTCGCCAACGATGTTGTGGTGGGAGCCGGCGCCAAGGTGCTGGGGGCTATTGAGGTGGGTGCCAACACCAGAATCGGCGCTGGATCCGTGGTGGTGCGCAGTGTGGAACAGAACTGCACCGTGGTGGGCATCCCTGGGCGGGTGATTCACCAGAGCGGAGTGCGAATCAATCCCTTGGCGCACTCGGCATTACCGGATGCGGAAGCAAATGTGATCCGCAACCTGATGGAGCGAATTGATCAACTAGAAAATCAGGTGAGCGAATTGCAGAGCTCCCTAAACGCGGTGACCGCCGGGAGCCCTATTCGTGAAAGGCGTGCAGGCCAATCCCAAAACCTGAAGGATCGGGAAATCCTTGAGTTTTTGGGGGACTAA
- a CDS encoding GNAT family N-acetyltransferase: MARIRLVEHAPGAPGLRWFGLGPDLKPSRGLLKLRRLLHKHAFWAQERNTADLKRMLAGSTVVVSLWRGKRMVGFGRATSDGIHRAVLWDVVVAGDLQGRGLGRRVVEALLSAKAIRNAERVYLMTTNSSGFYQQMGFELASPQQLLIRNQ, from the coding sequence ATGGCCCGCATCCGACTCGTGGAACATGCTCCCGGCGCCCCAGGCCTGCGCTGGTTTGGACTCGGCCCTGATCTCAAGCCGAGCCGCGGCCTGCTCAAGCTGCGTCGCTTGCTGCACAAACACGCGTTTTGGGCGCAAGAGCGCAACACAGCAGATCTCAAACGGATGCTGGCCGGCAGCACGGTTGTCGTGAGCCTTTGGCGCGGCAAGCGGATGGTGGGGTTCGGACGGGCCACCAGCGATGGAATCCACCGCGCCGTGCTTTGGGATGTGGTCGTTGCCGGAGACCTTCAAGGCCGCGGACTCGGGCGACGTGTGGTGGAGGCCCTACTCAGCGCCAAGGCGATTCGCAACGCTGAGCGGGTGTATCTAATGACCACCAACAGCTCTGGGTTCTACCAACAAATGGGGTTTGAACTAGCTAGCCCTCAGCAATTGCTCATTCGCAACCAATAA
- a CDS encoding precorrin-8X methylmutase, translating to MIPLNHDHPIFTESIRRIRALVGDTGLDPLSQDVLERLVHSSGDPSLAALLQFSPGACEAGLKALQGGALILTDTAMAAAAVRPMAARTAGNEVRCLLDWAPARSPQGSTRSAAAMVRAWPELIQAANNAGKPLPLVLIGSAPTALEQLMDQLEAGAPAPSLIVGMPVGFVGVPESKRRLAQTTLDQIRLDGTRGGAGLVAAAVNALLRQVAS from the coding sequence TTGATTCCTCTGAACCACGATCACCCAATCTTTACTGAAAGCATTCGCCGCATTCGGGCGCTAGTTGGAGACACCGGTTTAGACCCGTTGTCGCAAGACGTGCTGGAACGGCTGGTGCATAGCAGTGGGGATCCCTCCTTAGCGGCCCTGCTGCAGTTCAGCCCCGGTGCTTGTGAAGCCGGACTGAAGGCCCTTCAGGGCGGAGCTTTGATTCTCACCGACACGGCAATGGCGGCAGCGGCGGTGCGGCCGATGGCGGCACGTACCGCTGGCAATGAGGTGCGCTGCCTGCTCGATTGGGCCCCGGCTCGGTCGCCGCAAGGATCCACCCGGTCGGCGGCGGCGATGGTTCGCGCCTGGCCGGAGCTGATCCAGGCGGCTAATAACGCAGGGAAGCCTCTACCGCTGGTGCTGATTGGCAGTGCTCCAACGGCCTTGGAGCAACTCATGGATCAACTGGAAGCGGGAGCACCCGCTCCAAGCCTGATTGTTGGCATGCCGGTGGGGTTTGTGGGTGTGCCGGAAAGCAAGCGTCGCTTGGCGCAAACCACCCTGGATCAGATCCGCTTGGACGGCACCCGTGGCGGGGCCGGTCTGGTGGCAGCAGCCGTGAACGCCTTGCTGCGTCAGGTGGCCAGTTGA
- the mutS gene encoding DNA mismatch repair protein MutS translates to MPQSDLALQGNLFGDAEPASSPPNKDQKKEDALDQLDDLELTQDAKQRPRQRQLQRQEPQQHPEPSSNDNNSNHDANSDDDLPPWSHHSQVTPEQLTPMLRHYVELKAAHPDRVLLYRLGDFFECFFEDAINLSRLLELTLTGKEAGKQIGRVPMAGIPHHAAERYCSELIRRGLSVALCDQLEAAPASGSAKGTLLRRDITRVLTPGTVLEEGLLSARRNNWLAAVVVEPAQGRQPFRWGLACADVSTGEFLVREQDNSAALHQELARLDPAELIHHSHNNMAPSWCPERLQRCDIGNTAFSQPEAEALLLERFHLQTLDGLGLQNVPLAMRAAGGLLAYLSDTCPLDDDGITPPPLERPITCFPGDALVLDAQTRRNLELTATQRDNQFQGSLLWAIDRTLTAMGARCLRRWIEAPLMDPSSICTRQASVSQLVSKRPLRQALRRLLRPMGDLERLAGRAGAGHAGARDLVAIADGLGRLPQLANLIASQLNGGPSWLSDVLEPDPALAALGESIRRQLVDSPPLSLSEGGLIHDGVDPLLDGLRNQLDDQDKWLAEQEQRERQRSNNNNLKLQYHRTFGYFLSVSRARSGAVPDHWIRRQTLANEERFITPDLKAREGQIFQMRARAAQREYELFCDLRGEIGDHAEAIRRSARAIAGLDALTSLAEAAATGGWCAPEITADRSLVIEQGRHPVVEQLLVETTFTPNDSDLGTGIDLVVLTGPNASGKSCYLRQIGLIQLLAQIGSWVPAQTARVGIADRIFTRVGAVDDLAAGQSTFMVEMAETANILHHASDRSLVLLDEIGRGTATFDGLSIAWAVSEHLAGELQARTVFATHYHELNALAGERTNVANCQVLVEETGSDLVFLHRVAAGGASRSYGIEAARLAGVPASVVQRARQVLDQLAT, encoded by the coding sequence GTGCCCCAATCGGACCTGGCCCTGCAGGGCAACCTTTTTGGGGATGCGGAACCGGCCAGTTCGCCGCCAAACAAGGATCAAAAAAAAGAAGATGCGCTCGATCAGCTCGATGATCTCGAGCTCACGCAAGACGCCAAGCAGCGACCCCGTCAACGCCAACTTCAGCGCCAAGAACCACAACAGCATCCCGAACCCAGCAGCAACGACAACAACAGCAATCACGACGCCAACAGCGACGACGACCTCCCGCCCTGGTCACACCACAGCCAGGTCACCCCGGAGCAGCTCACCCCGATGCTCCGCCACTACGTGGAACTCAAAGCCGCCCATCCCGATCGGGTATTGCTGTACCGGCTCGGAGACTTTTTTGAATGCTTCTTCGAAGACGCCATCAACTTGTCTCGCCTGCTGGAGCTCACGCTCACAGGGAAAGAGGCCGGAAAGCAAATCGGACGGGTGCCCATGGCCGGCATTCCCCACCACGCCGCTGAGCGCTACTGCTCCGAGCTGATTCGCCGCGGCCTCAGCGTGGCGCTCTGCGACCAACTGGAAGCCGCCCCTGCCAGTGGATCCGCCAAAGGAACCTTGCTGCGCCGAGACATCACCAGGGTGCTGACTCCGGGCACGGTTCTGGAGGAAGGCCTGCTCAGCGCGCGCCGCAACAACTGGCTGGCGGCGGTAGTGGTTGAACCCGCACAAGGCCGGCAGCCCTTTCGCTGGGGGCTGGCCTGCGCCGATGTGAGCACGGGCGAATTCCTCGTCCGCGAACAAGACAACAGTGCTGCGCTGCATCAAGAGCTCGCGCGGCTCGATCCAGCGGAACTGATCCACCACAGCCACAACAACATGGCACCCAGCTGGTGTCCGGAGCGCCTGCAACGCTGCGACATCGGCAACACAGCCTTCAGCCAACCGGAAGCAGAAGCACTGCTCTTGGAGCGGTTCCACTTGCAAACCCTCGACGGGCTTGGGCTGCAAAACGTTCCCCTCGCCATGCGCGCCGCCGGCGGATTGCTCGCCTACCTCAGCGACACCTGCCCCTTAGACGACGACGGCATCACACCGCCGCCCTTGGAGCGACCGATCACCTGCTTCCCAGGGGACGCGCTGGTGCTCGATGCCCAAACCCGCCGCAATCTCGAGCTCACCGCCACCCAGCGTGACAACCAATTCCAGGGCTCGCTGCTCTGGGCGATCGATCGCACCCTCACCGCCATGGGCGCCCGTTGTCTGCGCCGCTGGATTGAGGCCCCACTGATGGACCCCTCCAGCATTTGCACCCGCCAAGCAAGCGTGAGCCAATTGGTAAGCAAGCGACCGTTGCGGCAAGCCTTGCGGCGCTTACTGCGGCCCATGGGTGACCTGGAACGGCTCGCCGGACGTGCCGGTGCAGGCCACGCTGGAGCCCGAGATCTCGTGGCAATCGCCGATGGCTTAGGGCGCCTACCTCAGCTCGCCAACCTGATCGCCAGCCAGCTCAACGGCGGCCCCTCTTGGCTCTCGGATGTGCTGGAGCCTGATCCAGCCCTCGCGGCGCTCGGGGAGAGCATCCGGCGTCAACTCGTGGACAGCCCACCGCTAAGTCTCAGCGAGGGAGGGCTGATCCACGACGGGGTCGACCCACTCTTGGATGGCTTACGCAATCAGCTCGATGACCAAGACAAGTGGCTGGCGGAACAGGAGCAACGCGAACGTCAGCGCAGCAACAACAACAACCTCAAGCTGCAATATCACCGCACCTTTGGCTATTTCCTATCGGTGAGCCGGGCCCGCTCAGGCGCCGTACCAGACCACTGGATTCGCCGCCAAACCCTGGCGAATGAGGAACGCTTCATCACCCCCGACCTCAAAGCAAGGGAAGGCCAGATTTTTCAGATGCGTGCCCGTGCCGCCCAACGCGAATACGAACTGTTCTGTGACTTGCGAGGGGAGATTGGCGATCATGCAGAAGCAATCCGCCGTTCCGCCAGGGCGATCGCAGGCCTTGATGCCCTCACCAGCCTGGCGGAAGCCGCTGCCACGGGAGGTTGGTGTGCTCCTGAAATCACAGCGGATCGCAGCCTGGTGATCGAACAGGGCCGCCATCCAGTGGTTGAGCAGCTGCTTGTAGAGACGACCTTCACACCAAATGACAGCGACTTAGGAACAGGCATTGATTTGGTCGTGCTCACGGGGCCGAATGCCAGCGGCAAAAGCTGCTACCTGCGCCAAATCGGCCTGATCCAGCTGCTGGCCCAGATCGGCAGCTGGGTTCCAGCGCAAACGGCACGAGTCGGAATCGCCGATCGCATCTTCACGCGTGTCGGCGCTGTCGATGACCTCGCTGCCGGACAGTCCACCTTCATGGTGGAGATGGCAGAAACCGCCAACATCCTGCATCACGCAAGTGACCGCTCACTCGTGTTGCTCGACGAAATCGGACGAGGTACTGCCACCTTTGATGGACTCTCGATCGCTTGGGCCGTAAGCGAACATCTGGCCGGCGAGCTTCAGGCCCGCACCGTGTTTGCCACCCATTATCACGAGCTGAATGCCCTGGCCGGCGAGCGCACCAACGTGGCCAACTGCCAGGTGCTGGTGGAAGAGACCGGCAGCGATCTGGTGTTCCTCCATCGCGTGGCTGCTGGTGGCGCCAGCCGCAGCTACGGCATCGAAGCCGCCCGCTTAGCGGGGGTGCCAGCCTCCGTGGTGCAGCGCGCACGCCAGGTGTTGGATCAACTGGCCACCTGA
- a CDS encoding GntR family transcriptional regulator — MRFHIQQESDIPASTQLYNQICFAIAARHYPPGHRLPSTRQLAMQTGLHRNTISKVYRQLETDGVVEAMAGSGIYVRDQQKPREIRTPPHIRNRGVTDLDREVRKCVDGLLNAGCTLQQTRELLTREIDWRLRCGARVLVSTPREDIGASMLIAEELEPNINVPVEVVPMEELESVLENASNGTVVTSRYFLQPIEELAKKHGVRAVAVDLNDFKAELGMLKELRQGSCVGLVSISPGILRAAEVILHSMRGNDLLLMTATPDIGSRLLALLRASSHVLCDRPSMPLVEQSLRQNRSQLMRMPQVHCAESYLSGDTIELLRKEIGLVSH; from the coding sequence GTGCGATTCCACATCCAACAGGAAAGCGATATACCGGCATCGACCCAGCTGTACAACCAGATCTGTTTCGCTATCGCCGCCCGGCACTACCCGCCTGGCCATCGTCTTCCGAGTACGAGACAACTGGCGATGCAAACCGGGTTGCATCGCAACACGATCAGCAAGGTGTACCGCCAGCTCGAAACCGATGGGGTGGTGGAAGCGATGGCAGGTTCTGGGATCTACGTCCGCGATCAACAGAAGCCAAGAGAAATCCGCACGCCGCCCCATATCCGCAATCGTGGCGTCACCGATCTCGATCGAGAGGTGCGCAAATGCGTGGACGGCCTGCTCAATGCTGGTTGCACCCTGCAACAAACCCGAGAACTGCTCACGCGTGAAATCGATTGGCGCCTGCGCTGCGGCGCCCGGGTGCTCGTGAGCACCCCGCGAGAAGACATTGGCGCTTCGATGCTGATCGCCGAAGAACTCGAACCCAACATCAATGTGCCCGTGGAAGTAGTGCCGATGGAAGAGCTCGAGAGCGTGCTCGAGAACGCGAGCAATGGAACGGTGGTCACCAGCAGGTACTTCCTCCAACCCATCGAAGAACTCGCCAAAAAACACGGTGTGCGCGCTGTTGCCGTGGATCTCAATGACTTCAAAGCGGAGTTGGGGATGCTCAAAGAGCTCCGCCAAGGCAGCTGCGTTGGCCTGGTGAGCATCAGTCCTGGCATCCTGCGCGCCGCAGAGGTGATCCTGCACAGCATGCGCGGCAATGACCTGCTGCTGATGACCGCCACCCCAGACATCGGCAGCCGGCTGCTGGCCCTTCTGCGCGCCTCTAGCCACGTTCTCTGTGATCGCCCCAGCATGCCGCTGGTGGAGCAAAGCCTGCGTCAAAACCGCTCCCAACTGATGCGCATGCCCCAAGTGCACTGCGCCGAGAGCTACCTCAGTGGTGACACGATCGAGCTCCTCCGCAAGGAAATCGGTCTGGTCAGCCACTGA
- the ribH gene encoding 6,7-dimethyl-8-ribityllumazine synthase: MATFEGRFTDLGQVRIAVVVARFNDLVTAKLLSGCLDCLSRHGVDTTAESAQLDVAWVPGSFELPVVSQNLARSGRYQVVITLGAVIRGDTPHFDVVVAEASKGIAAVARDTGVPVIFGVLTTDTMQQALERAGIKSNLGWSYGLEALEMASLMKALPGH; encoded by the coding sequence ATGGCCACGTTTGAAGGACGTTTCACTGATTTAGGCCAGGTTCGTATCGCCGTTGTGGTGGCCCGTTTCAACGATTTGGTGACGGCAAAGCTGCTGAGCGGTTGCTTGGATTGCCTGTCCCGCCACGGCGTGGATACGACTGCTGAGAGTGCCCAGCTCGATGTGGCCTGGGTGCCGGGGTCGTTTGAGCTGCCTGTGGTGTCCCAAAATCTTGCCCGTAGTGGGCGCTACCAGGTGGTGATCACCCTGGGTGCAGTGATTCGCGGTGACACCCCCCATTTCGATGTGGTGGTCGCGGAAGCCAGTAAGGGAATTGCCGCTGTGGCGCGTGACACGGGCGTGCCCGTGATCTTTGGGGTGTTGACCACCGACACGATGCAGCAGGCCCTGGAGCGTGCCGGGATCAAGAGCAATCTCGGCTGGAGCTATGGCTTGGAGGCTTTAGAGATGGCTTCCTTGATGAAGGCCTTGCCGGGGCATTGA